In the Sarcophilus harrisii chromosome 1, mSarHar1.11, whole genome shotgun sequence genome, one interval contains:
- the RBM24 gene encoding RNA-binding protein 24 — protein MHTTQKDTTYTKIFVGGLPYHTTDSSLRKYFEVFGEIEEAVVITDRQTGKSRGYGFVTMADRAAAERACKDPNPIIDGRKANVNLAYLGAKPRIMQPGFAFGVQQLHPALIQRPFGIPAHYVYPQAFVQPGVVIPHVQPTAAAASTTPYIDYTGAAYAQYSAAAAAAAAAAYDQYPYAASPAAAGYVTAGGYGYAVQQPITAAAPGTAAAAAAAAAAAAAFGQYQPQQLQTDRMQ, from the exons ATGCACACCACCCAGAAGGACACCACATACACCAAAATCTTCGTCGGGGGGCTCCCGTACCACACCACCGATTCCAGCCTGCGCAAGTACTTCGAGGTCTTCGGGGAGATCGAAGAGGCGGTGGTCATCACAGACCGGCAGACGGGGAAATCCCGGGGCTATGGATTT GTCACCATGGCTGACAGAGCTGCTGCTGAAAGGGCCTGTAAGGATCCTAACCCTATCATTGATGGCAGAAAGGCCAACGTGAATCTGGCATACTTGGGGGCAAAACCCAGGATCATGCAGCCAG GTTTTGCCTTTGGTGTTCAACAACTTCACCCAGCTCTTATACAGAGACCTTTTGG GATACCTGCCCATTATGTTTATCCACAGGCTTTTGTGCAGCCTGGAGTTGTAATTCCACATGTCCAACCTACAGCAGCTGCTGCCTCTACTACACCTTACATTGATTACACTGGAGCTGCATATGCACAATACTCCGCAGCTgcagcagctgcagcagcagcagcctatGACCAGTACCCATATGCGGCATCTCCAGCTGCTGCAGGATATGTCACTGCTGGGGGCTATGGTTATGCAGTCCAGCAGCCAATCACCGCGGCAGCACCTGGGACAGCTGCTGCAGCAGCAGCCGCAGCCGCAGCCGCAGCAGCATTTGGCCAGTATCAGCCACAGCAGCTGCAAACAGACCGTATGCAATAA